The Stenotrophomonas maltophilia genome includes a region encoding these proteins:
- a CDS encoding tyrosine-type recombinase/integrase, producing the protein MAFRLKLTPEQLRQLRSTLRPKLDKSGAVVTNAKGYAVLEPNPDGKQWRFLDGSPGAPIGFGVFVGKLKSTYEVQRKIGGKVMRISVGDTSELALKDAHDLAGVKVAGAKKEGQHPKALAEKELSIQATKALTVNQAIQLYHDMLARRTRPATAGTLKTLTNSMARLERPEVGIGHTPIMELDEDKVSKAFEATRLSAALHSNRLSQAIKDVMARTGRVELTDEELAKVGVDSEAMRTRIRAAGVSAAEQTFSTAFRAINYAVDKEARAAKKAERKAVLFGNDFGVLWEEGRMRDAAGLHVYYEKARVRNPLGSEDNTLGRAIDYLWSRREAQRGQNESGVYYLLTTLFLGARRNETAKLAWFDRLTPVERETQSWVWLDEMDPKARREGRVSVNPLTKKPGPQVYFAKTKNKRDHSMPLGPFSLQLIKRRFDQRLPVDEPRGRWVYPARSSRAAEGHYKDSKAIMKGLGEKLSVEFGPTPHDLRRTLGRYATRVGISNRITSRLFNHLPQKKDGEDEGSKSSVRYQEPEWFELQDALQRVEQLMASSSPAFYNMLKPVDWPLLPPRNDTATPQQ; encoded by the coding sequence ATGGCATTCCGACTGAAGCTCACCCCTGAACAGCTGAGACAGCTTCGCAGCACCCTGCGCCCGAAGCTAGACAAGAGCGGTGCGGTCGTCACCAACGCCAAGGGGTATGCGGTGCTCGAACCCAACCCCGACGGCAAGCAATGGCGGTTCCTCGATGGATCCCCAGGCGCGCCCATTGGGTTTGGGGTGTTCGTGGGCAAGCTCAAATCCACTTATGAAGTTCAGCGCAAGATCGGTGGCAAGGTCATGCGAATCAGCGTGGGGGACACCAGCGAACTGGCCCTCAAGGACGCCCACGACCTGGCCGGGGTGAAGGTGGCCGGGGCCAAGAAGGAGGGGCAGCACCCCAAGGCACTGGCGGAGAAGGAACTGTCGATCCAAGCCACCAAGGCGCTGACCGTTAACCAAGCGATCCAGCTCTACCACGACATGCTGGCCCGTCGGACCCGTCCGGCGACCGCGGGCACCCTCAAGACGTTGACCAATTCCATGGCCCGCTTGGAGCGGCCGGAGGTGGGCATCGGCCACACCCCGATCATGGAACTGGACGAAGACAAGGTCAGTAAAGCCTTCGAGGCCACCCGCCTGTCGGCCGCCTTGCATTCCAACCGGTTGTCCCAGGCCATCAAGGACGTCATGGCGCGGACGGGGCGGGTGGAGCTCACCGACGAAGAGCTGGCCAAGGTGGGCGTTGACAGTGAGGCCATGCGCACCCGCATCCGGGCGGCGGGGGTGTCGGCGGCCGAACAGACCTTCTCCACCGCGTTTCGGGCGATTAACTACGCGGTGGACAAAGAGGCCCGCGCTGCCAAGAAGGCCGAGCGCAAGGCGGTGCTGTTCGGAAACGACTTTGGCGTGCTGTGGGAGGAGGGGCGGATGCGCGACGCCGCGGGCCTTCACGTCTACTACGAGAAGGCCCGCGTCCGAAACCCGCTGGGGAGCGAAGACAACACGCTGGGTCGGGCCATCGACTACCTGTGGAGCCGGCGAGAAGCCCAGCGGGGGCAGAACGAAAGCGGGGTTTACTACCTGCTCACCACCTTGTTCCTGGGCGCGCGGCGCAACGAGACGGCAAAGCTGGCGTGGTTCGACCGGCTCACCCCGGTCGAGCGGGAAACCCAGTCCTGGGTGTGGCTGGATGAGATGGACCCCAAGGCCCGGCGAGAGGGGCGCGTGTCGGTGAACCCGCTCACCAAGAAGCCTGGCCCGCAGGTTTATTTTGCAAAAACGAAGAACAAGCGCGACCACAGCATGCCGTTGGGCCCGTTCTCGCTCCAGCTCATCAAGCGTCGGTTTGATCAACGCCTGCCGGTGGACGAACCCCGGGGGCGGTGGGTGTATCCGGCGCGCAGCTCGCGGGCGGCAGAAGGGCACTACAAAGACAGCAAGGCCATCATGAAAGGCTTGGGGGAAAAGCTGTCGGTGGAATTTGGGCCCACCCCGCACGACCTGCGGCGGACCTTGGGGCGCTATGCAACGCGCGTTGGGATCTCCAACCGCATCACCAGCCGGCTGTTCAATCACCTTCCGCAAAAGAAGGACGGCGAGGACGAGGGTTCCAAGTCCTCGGTGCGCTACCAGGAACCGGAATGGTTTGAACTCCAGGATGCACTGCAGCGGGTGGAGCAGTTGATGGCGTCGAGTTCGCCCGCGTTCTACAACATGCTCAAACCGGTGGACTGGCCGCTGCTCCCTCCGCGCAACGACACGGCTACTCCGCAACAATAG
- a CDS encoding DNA primase family protein has translation MSTTNVSPKGKAVNPTTEEPSNIVPFEASRFLGAEASARKVNLEAEEHKQLYRHSVDREGQRKPPSLPILFARRTTECVDRLWACQATSGTGEIVHHWNGTYWQAISDAEGVGVASDWIDRNADFAGSPKLAKDCWDMASLRLRQKNPMPAQAKRAIVPVADGYVEILPGGFHVLAPDPALGMTHAVRVACGGRQGHAYKPQPLPADSRFAKFLRQAHDDPRVIDLLQEQCGMTLLPGVYSQAAWWHGVAGSGKSTLAEIVEAMHRQVARCNLETLGDRFSLEPMIGASLILVDEVECEKWAEGRFKTMVSGNGIGIDRKNQKQLASYHSTAKWIITSNSAPFIRDKSNGVWRRLTVVHWKKAVPVNQHDPDLVKNILAEEGQLVLDWMLEGARRIVARGRALSDTDADMPEAVRAAKLAARHGSDQVMAWAQAERVVRIETDECTLSMRQVYENYKNWGYRQGLADIDLLTGRQFWRGLKEMGLDDGARSNRRINGKQEECVRLRINGAATVGEACGDLPLRSSATVTALRVAQERSQSLEPWETDVTPTLEQQGARQEEMERRFDRLSAQQQAAEMGALHADALREEAGRTRAKAIQLQLQERINELEIRALFGEPLAGRESIETQGGGKVGDGDARQRRS, from the coding sequence ATGTCTACAACCAATGTGTCCCCAAAAGGGAAGGCTGTCAACCCGACGACGGAAGAGCCAAGCAACATCGTGCCATTCGAAGCGTCGCGTTTCCTGGGTGCGGAAGCCTCCGCCCGCAAGGTCAACCTGGAGGCAGAGGAGCACAAGCAGCTCTACCGCCACTCGGTTGATCGAGAGGGCCAGCGCAAGCCACCGTCGCTCCCCATCCTGTTTGCCCGCCGCACCACCGAATGCGTCGATCGCTTGTGGGCGTGCCAAGCCACCAGCGGCACCGGCGAGATCGTACACCATTGGAACGGTACCTACTGGCAAGCGATCAGCGACGCGGAAGGTGTGGGTGTGGCATCCGATTGGATCGACCGCAACGCCGATTTCGCGGGCAGCCCCAAGCTCGCCAAGGACTGCTGGGACATGGCTTCCCTTCGGTTGCGCCAGAAAAACCCCATGCCAGCCCAAGCCAAGCGGGCCATCGTGCCGGTGGCAGACGGCTACGTGGAAATCCTTCCCGGCGGTTTCCATGTGCTCGCTCCTGATCCCGCCTTGGGCATGACCCACGCGGTCAGGGTGGCCTGTGGTGGCAGGCAGGGCCATGCATACAAGCCCCAGCCTTTGCCGGCTGACTCGCGATTCGCCAAGTTCCTCCGCCAAGCCCACGACGACCCGCGCGTCATCGACCTGCTCCAGGAGCAGTGCGGCATGACCCTGTTGCCGGGTGTCTACAGCCAGGCCGCCTGGTGGCACGGCGTCGCAGGTTCTGGCAAATCCACCCTGGCGGAAATCGTGGAAGCGATGCACCGTCAGGTGGCCCGCTGCAACCTTGAAACTTTGGGCGACCGCTTCAGCCTGGAACCCATGATTGGCGCCAGCCTGATCCTGGTGGACGAAGTGGAGTGCGAGAAGTGGGCCGAAGGTCGGTTCAAGACGATGGTCTCTGGCAATGGCATTGGCATCGACCGGAAGAACCAGAAGCAGCTGGCGAGCTACCATTCCACGGCCAAGTGGATCATCACGTCCAATTCGGCCCCCTTCATCCGCGACAAGAGCAACGGGGTGTGGCGCCGCCTCACCGTCGTGCACTGGAAGAAGGCGGTACCGGTCAACCAGCACGACCCTGATCTGGTCAAGAACATCCTGGCAGAGGAAGGCCAGCTTGTGCTGGACTGGATGCTCGAAGGCGCCCGACGCATCGTGGCCCGTGGTAGGGCGTTGTCCGACACCGACGCCGACATGCCCGAAGCCGTGCGCGCAGCGAAGCTGGCCGCCCGCCATGGCAGCGACCAGGTCATGGCTTGGGCTCAAGCCGAGCGCGTGGTGCGCATTGAGACGGATGAGTGCACGCTTTCCATGCGGCAGGTCTACGAGAACTACAAAAACTGGGGCTACCGACAAGGGCTGGCGGACATCGATCTCCTCACCGGTCGCCAGTTCTGGCGAGGCTTGAAAGAGATGGGCCTGGACGACGGCGCCCGCTCGAACCGTCGCATCAATGGCAAACAGGAAGAATGCGTGCGCCTGCGAATCAACGGAGCAGCCACCGTCGGCGAGGCCTGTGGCGATCTGCCGTTGAGATCATCGGCGACCGTGACAGCACTGCGCGTGGCGCAGGAGCGCTCTCAGTCTTTGGAGCCTTGGGAAACCGATGTGACGCCCACCCTCGAACAGCAAGGGGCTCGGCAGGAAGAGATGGAGCGTCGATTCGACCGCTTGAGCGCTCAGCAGCAGGCGGCTGAGATGGGAGCTCTCCATGCCGATGCGTTGAGGGAGGAGGCAGGGCGCACCAGAGCCAAGGCAATCCAACTCCAGCTGCAGGAACGTATCAATGAACTGGAGATTCGTGCGCTGTTCGGTGAGCCGTTGGCGGGCCGAGAAAGCATCGAAACCCAAGGTGGCGGAAAGGTGGGAGATGGGGATGCGCGCCAACGGCGGTCGTAA
- a CDS encoding DNA N-6-adenine-methyltransferase: MQPKTNVVPFKTANGPNRLAVSKPTRLTSVCYKASDKAHTSVDWYTPPAIVKALGGKRGFDLDPCTPEDPSRLPAPTARRMIPPSQDGLATPWPMQAFVWMNPPYGKGMEKWLSKLANHPGGGIALVPVSMETGWMHDCVLSHPNATAILFTRGRLRFVRPDGTTGTAAPSGSLVVTYGKRAADHLQQAQASGALHGKFFAIQRVGQVATANQESSNG, from the coding sequence ATGCAACCCAAAACCAATGTTGTGCCGTTCAAGACTGCCAACGGCCCCAACCGCCTCGCAGTGTCTAAGCCTACCCGGCTCACCTCCGTTTGCTACAAGGCAAGCGACAAGGCCCACACGAGCGTCGATTGGTATACCCCGCCTGCCATCGTCAAGGCGCTGGGAGGAAAGCGCGGCTTTGATCTCGATCCTTGCACGCCCGAAGACCCGTCGCGGCTGCCGGCGCCCACGGCCCGCCGAATGATCCCGCCGAGCCAGGACGGCTTGGCAACGCCGTGGCCGATGCAGGCATTCGTGTGGATGAACCCGCCTTACGGAAAAGGGATGGAGAAGTGGTTGAGCAAGCTGGCCAACCACCCCGGCGGCGGTATCGCCCTGGTGCCGGTCAGCATGGAGACGGGATGGATGCACGACTGCGTGCTTTCCCACCCCAACGCGACGGCGATTCTGTTCACCCGTGGGAGGCTGAGGTTTGTGCGTCCCGACGGAACCACCGGCACGGCAGCGCCGTCGGGATCGTTGGTGGTGACTTACGGCAAGCGCGCCGCCGATCACCTTCAGCAAGCGCAGGCGAGCGGTGCGTTGCACGGGAAGTTCTTTGCCATCCAGCGGGTAGGGCAGGTGGCCACGGCGAACCAGGAGAGCTCCAATGGCTGA
- a CDS encoding helix-turn-helix transcriptional regulator, with product MDGSFPLQRDPDLASPVTDANKWRQEIAEAKQGLRAKISTKAAAHYVGVHHTTLREWVREGQGPQPMQNPAKAGTMARNQHLGFSLDALDAFLASRSGEPITRGKRTDADDVVRKAERIEALIALKEAEDRLAKARARARRLGVVAYASLADVLEIQPWVTLGGRIAGHAWAVDDTTFNAADEDQWEGTLEEALAQPWTSTEAREVYQNAFVAVLTSTQHLINAARSRQLASDLEERWDSATHEAKPVRPFDKGSGRL from the coding sequence ATGGATGGCTCTTTCCCCTTACAACGTGATCCCGATCTCGCCTCGCCGGTCACCGACGCCAATAAATGGCGCCAGGAGATTGCCGAGGCCAAACAAGGGTTGCGAGCCAAGATCAGCACCAAAGCGGCTGCGCACTACGTCGGCGTGCACCACACAACCTTGAGGGAGTGGGTGCGCGAAGGCCAAGGGCCCCAGCCCATGCAGAACCCGGCAAAGGCCGGCACGATGGCTCGAAACCAGCACCTGGGTTTCAGCTTGGACGCGCTGGACGCGTTCTTGGCCAGCCGCAGCGGTGAACCCATCACGCGCGGCAAACGCACCGACGCGGACGACGTGGTCCGCAAAGCCGAACGCATCGAAGCCTTGATCGCGCTGAAAGAGGCTGAGGACCGGTTGGCCAAGGCCCGGGCCCGGGCGCGGCGGTTGGGCGTGGTGGCTTACGCCTCGCTGGCCGACGTGCTGGAGATCCAGCCTTGGGTCACCCTGGGTGGGCGCATCGCAGGCCACGCATGGGCGGTGGACGACACCACGTTCAACGCCGCCGATGAGGACCAGTGGGAAGGAACCTTGGAAGAAGCGTTGGCCCAGCCTTGGACAAGCACGGAGGCACGTGAGGTTTACCAGAACGCCTTCGTGGCCGTGCTCACCAGCACACAGCACCTGATCAATGCGGCACGGTCGCGGCAGCTTGCCAGTGATCTGGAAGAACGGTGGGACAGTGCCACCCACGAGGCAAAGCCAGTGCGGCCGTTCGATAAAGGAAGTGGAAGGCTATGA
- a CDS encoding outer membrane lipoprotein: MKPIVLALALALSAPAAFAADSTSARRYGSSEALSVQDARLGEVLMVRTVQLTSDQRLNAGSAIGSAVGYGAANQVKNREYRNAARVTGGVIGAAAGTAVQKGLSGRRAVEIYVRDLSDRRQRILAVVQDADVDVREGDRVFLVGKGKKTRVVPMARVEVWDGAENASACGVGACGVSLGDMR; this comes from the coding sequence TTGAAACCCATCGTTCTGGCCCTTGCATTGGCGTTGTCTGCTCCGGCCGCCTTTGCCGCCGATTCCACCTCCGCTCGCCGTTACGGTTCGTCCGAGGCCCTATCCGTCCAGGACGCCCGACTGGGCGAGGTCCTGATGGTTCGCACGGTTCAACTGACGTCCGACCAGCGTCTGAACGCCGGCTCCGCCATCGGGTCGGCCGTTGGTTATGGGGCTGCTAACCAGGTCAAGAACCGGGAATACCGCAATGCAGCCCGGGTGACCGGTGGCGTCATCGGTGCGGCTGCCGGAACCGCGGTTCAAAAGGGCCTCAGCGGCCGGCGTGCGGTGGAGATCTATGTGCGCGATCTGTCCGATCGCCGCCAGCGCATCCTCGCGGTGGTCCAAGACGCCGATGTGGACGTGCGCGAAGGTGATCGGGTGTTCCTGGTGGGGAAGGGTAAGAAGACCCGGGTGGTGCCGATGGCGCGGGTTGAAGTGTGGGATGGTGCCGAGAACGCAAGTGCGTGCGGGGTGGGCGCTTGTGGCGTGAGTTTAGGGGACATGCGCTGA
- the mutS gene encoding DNA mismatch repair protein MutS has product MTDKKEQSKKSTVSSEHTPLMKQFFAAKSDYPDLLLFFRMGDFYELFYDDARKAARLLDITLTQRGSSGGAPIPMAGVPVHAYEGYLARLVALGESVAICEQIGDPALAKGLVERKVVRIVTPGTVTDEALLDERRDTLLMALSRSKQGYGLAWADLAGGRFLVNEVETDDALEAELARLEPAELLVPDEENWPEFLRQRTGVRRRAPWLFDADSGRRQLLNFFKLHDLSGFGIDDKPRATAAAGALLGYVEETQKQRLPHLTSIAMETAGEAIAMNAATRRHLELDTRVDGDTRNTLLGVLDSTVTPMGGRLLRRWLHRPLRLREVLVQRHHAVETLIDRGADADIREQFRRLGDLERILTRVALRSARPRDFSTLRDGLGLLPAVREVLAPLDSPRLQALHAALGEHDACAQLLASAIAEMPPLKLSDGGVLADGFDEELDELRRLSTHADQFLVDLELRERESSGIPTLKVGYNRVHGYYIEISKGQSDRAPVHYTRRQTLTNAERYITEELKAFEDKVLSARDRSLSREKYLYEQLLDTLGGQLEPLKQCAAALSELDVLAAFAERAQALDWARPELQAEPCLKIERGRHPVVEAVREQPFEPNDLDLHPDRRMLVITGPNMGGKSTYMRQNALIVLLAHIGSFVPASRAVIGPIDRILTRIGAGDDLARGQSTFMVEMAETSYILHHATAHSLVLMDEIGRGTSTYDGLALADAVARHLAYQNRCYTLFATHYFELTALADEQHEGGRSGIANVHLDAVEHGEALVFMHAVKDGPANRSFGLQVAALAGLPRATVAQARRRLAELEQRGAESHAAELAPQALDAPQQFGLFAAPSSKAQEALAAIDPDELTPKQALEALYRLKTLL; this is encoded by the coding sequence ATGACTGATAAAAAAGAACAATCCAAAAAATCAACGGTCTCGTCAGAGCATACGCCACTCATGAAGCAGTTCTTCGCAGCCAAGTCCGACTACCCGGACCTGCTGCTGTTCTTCCGCATGGGCGACTTCTACGAGCTGTTCTACGACGACGCGCGCAAGGCCGCGCGGCTGCTCGACATCACCCTGACCCAGCGTGGCAGCTCCGGCGGCGCACCGATCCCGATGGCCGGCGTGCCGGTGCATGCCTACGAAGGCTACCTGGCACGGCTGGTGGCGCTGGGCGAGTCGGTGGCGATCTGCGAGCAGATCGGCGACCCGGCGCTCGCCAAGGGCCTGGTCGAACGCAAGGTGGTGCGCATCGTCACCCCCGGCACGGTCACCGACGAAGCGCTGCTGGACGAGCGCCGCGACACCCTGCTGATGGCGTTGTCGCGCAGCAAGCAGGGCTACGGCCTGGCCTGGGCCGACCTGGCCGGTGGCCGCTTCCTGGTCAACGAAGTGGAGACCGACGACGCCCTGGAAGCCGAGCTGGCACGGCTGGAGCCGGCCGAGCTGCTGGTGCCCGACGAGGAGAACTGGCCGGAGTTCCTGCGCCAGCGCACCGGCGTGCGCCGCCGTGCGCCGTGGCTGTTCGACGCGGACAGCGGCCGCCGCCAGCTGCTGAACTTCTTCAAGCTGCACGATCTGAGCGGCTTCGGTATTGATGACAAGCCCCGTGCCACCGCCGCCGCCGGCGCCCTGCTCGGCTATGTCGAAGAAACCCAGAAGCAGCGCCTGCCGCACCTGACTTCGATCGCGATGGAAACCGCCGGCGAGGCGATCGCGATGAACGCCGCCACCCGCCGCCACCTGGAATTGGACACGCGTGTCGACGGTGATACCCGCAATACCCTACTGGGCGTGCTCGACAGCACGGTGACACCCATGGGTGGGCGCCTGCTGCGCCGCTGGCTGCACCGCCCGCTGCGCTTGCGCGAGGTGCTGGTGCAGCGCCACCACGCGGTGGAAACCCTGATCGATCGCGGTGCGGACGCCGACATCCGCGAGCAGTTCCGCCGCCTCGGCGATCTGGAACGCATCCTCACCCGCGTCGCGCTGCGCTCGGCGCGCCCGCGCGATTTCTCCACCCTGCGTGACGGCCTGGGCCTGCTGCCGGCGGTGCGCGAAGTGCTGGCCCCGCTGGACTCGCCGCGCCTGCAGGCCCTGCATGCGGCGCTGGGCGAACACGACGCGTGCGCGCAGCTGCTGGCCAGCGCCATCGCAGAGATGCCGCCGCTGAAGCTGAGCGACGGCGGCGTGCTGGCCGATGGCTTCGATGAAGAACTGGACGAGCTGCGCCGGCTGTCCACCCATGCCGACCAGTTCCTGGTCGACCTGGAACTGCGCGAGCGCGAGAGCAGCGGTATTCCCACCCTGAAGGTGGGCTACAACCGCGTTCACGGCTACTACATCGAAATCAGCAAGGGCCAGTCCGATCGTGCGCCGGTGCACTACACCCGCCGCCAGACGCTGACCAATGCCGAGCGCTACATCACCGAAGAACTGAAGGCATTCGAGGACAAGGTGCTGTCCGCGCGCGACCGTTCGCTGTCGCGCGAGAAGTACCTGTACGAGCAGCTTCTGGACACCCTTGGCGGGCAGTTGGAACCGCTGAAGCAGTGTGCCGCTGCGCTGAGCGAACTGGACGTGCTGGCCGCCTTCGCCGAACGCGCGCAGGCGCTGGACTGGGCGCGCCCGGAGCTGCAGGCCGAGCCGTGCCTGAAGATCGAACGCGGCCGCCATCCAGTGGTCGAAGCGGTACGCGAACAGCCGTTCGAACCCAATGACCTGGACCTGCATCCGGACCGTCGCATGCTGGTCATCACCGGCCCGAACATGGGCGGTAAATCGACCTACATGCGGCAGAACGCGCTGATCGTGCTGCTGGCCCACATCGGCAGCTTCGTGCCGGCCAGCCGGGCGGTGATCGGCCCGATCGACCGCATCCTGACCCGCATCGGCGCCGGCGACGACCTCGCCCGCGGACAGTCGACCTTCATGGTCGAGATGGCCGAGACCAGCTACATCCTGCACCACGCCACCGCCCATTCGCTGGTGCTGATGGACGAGATCGGCCGTGGCACCTCCACCTACGATGGCCTGGCGCTGGCCGACGCGGTGGCCCGCCACCTGGCCTACCAGAACCGCTGCTACACGCTGTTCGCCACCCACTACTTCGAGCTGACCGCGCTGGCCGACGAACAGCACGAGGGCGGCCGCAGCGGCATCGCCAACGTGCACCTGGACGCGGTCGAGCACGGCGAAGCGCTGGTGTTCATGCACGCAGTGAAGGACGGCCCGGCCAACCGCAGCTTTGGCCTGCAGGTGGCCGCACTGGCCGGCCTGCCGCGCGCCACCGTGGCGCAGGCACGGCGTCGCCTGGCCGAGCTGGAACAG
- a CDS encoding ArdC family protein, protein MSDATPNESFLQRHSRDVVERLIRQMEEGTGPFLKPWDARVDLGLPMNPTTGKSYRGGNLLHLWALQSAWDTQDNRWMTYKQAAAVGAQVRKGEKASVIEYWDWSRVEEAKKSGDPDLIAKAHPKVFFPRVFNAMQIDGLPALVLPAARPEPDIHQACEAVLRDSGAEIHHDGGNQAFYRPMTDSIHLPQRNTFHSASGYYATALHELGHWTGFPTRLNRDQKGAFGSIDYAKEELVAEVSSMLMGERLGIGHDPTQHAAYVKSWIQILRDDPRELFRAAAAAERVVEFLKVPELVREPLQKVEQQRQSVAANLHEIEKHAANDRSRSRFKARGARLNLAV, encoded by the coding sequence GTGTCCGATGCCACCCCCAACGAAAGCTTCCTTCAGCGCCATTCCCGCGACGTCGTCGAGCGCTTGATCCGCCAGATGGAGGAGGGCACCGGTCCCTTTCTCAAACCCTGGGACGCCCGCGTGGACCTCGGGTTGCCCATGAACCCCACGACTGGCAAGAGCTACCGGGGCGGAAACCTGCTCCACCTGTGGGCCCTTCAGAGCGCCTGGGACACCCAGGACAACCGGTGGATGACTTACAAGCAAGCCGCGGCCGTGGGCGCTCAGGTGCGCAAGGGCGAGAAGGCCAGCGTGATTGAGTATTGGGATTGGTCGCGGGTGGAGGAGGCCAAGAAGAGCGGGGACCCCGACCTCATCGCCAAGGCCCACCCCAAGGTCTTCTTCCCACGCGTGTTCAACGCGATGCAGATCGATGGGTTGCCGGCACTGGTCCTGCCAGCCGCGCGCCCAGAGCCCGACATTCACCAGGCCTGCGAAGCGGTGCTGAGAGACAGCGGAGCCGAGATCCACCACGACGGGGGCAACCAAGCGTTCTACCGTCCGATGACCGACAGCATCCACTTGCCCCAGCGCAACACCTTTCACTCGGCCAGCGGCTACTACGCCACCGCGTTGCACGAACTGGGCCACTGGACCGGCTTTCCCACCCGCCTCAACCGCGATCAGAAAGGGGCTTTTGGGAGCATCGACTACGCCAAGGAAGAACTGGTCGCGGAGGTGTCATCCATGCTGATGGGCGAACGCCTGGGCATTGGCCACGATCCCACCCAGCACGCGGCTTACGTGAAGTCGTGGATCCAAATCCTCCGGGACGATCCCCGGGAGCTCTTCCGAGCCGCGGCGGCGGCCGAGCGGGTGGTGGAGTTCCTGAAGGTGCCCGAGTTGGTTCGAGAGCCGCTCCAGAAGGTTGAGCAGCAGCGGCAGTCCGTGGCGGCCAATCTGCATGAGATCGAAAAACATGCTGCCAACGACCGGTCTCGATCGCGCTTCAAGGCAAGAGGGGCGCGCCTGAACTTGGCAGTTTGA
- a CDS encoding ribbon-helix-helix protein, CopG family: MNAATHPSSPPTYSIRASVKKHVRIKRPLAERLRLAAAENEMTESEFIRRALETALPRAA, translated from the coding sequence GTGAACGCCGCCACCCATCCCTCGTCGCCGCCGACTTACAGCATCCGCGCCAGCGTGAAAAAGCACGTTCGGATCAAACGCCCCTTGGCCGAACGCCTTCGTCTCGCCGCGGCCGAAAACGAGATGACAGAGAGCGAGTTCATTCGCCGCGCCTTGGAAACCGCTCTCCCGCGCGCTGCCTGA